The DNA segment actacagtccatttactattgATGACCTTGACTGGTGAGCTGTTcgaacaaagacatttttttccttaattTAAAGCATTTTGGGGCCCAGAAGaggtgaaaatatttttttaaaaatccatgtGTCATGCAATAAATACctgttttttaattactttaacCCTTTGATGTGCAACATATCCACACCCCTTCTAATGCAGAACATGGGTCAAAAATGACCCGCATTCATTTTCTAGGTTATTTCATGCTGgctgagtttttttctttgttctatcTTTTGAAATCAATTAATTTTATGACTGGATATTCCAGGTATtctttaaaatgtcttgtttttgattACAACATATCATCATTTCCATTATTTCCTTTCATACTTTATGAACaaaaattgttttaatattgctacatcaaatgtacacacatgggtttaaaaaaaaaaaaaggcccattCACCtaagtgtgatttaaaatgaaatgacttaATACTAGTTTAAAGTAATTATTTTAGCAGCGAGTGGGGccaaacatttatgtatttaatacttgCAACATGTTCAAAACAAAGCAGTGTTGATACTGATACTTGCATTTTTGGTAAAACACAATGCCACCCAAAGACACTGACCTCTCAAGGGTGCTGGGTCTGGATCACGCAGCAGTTAAAGGATGTAACAAACCATCATGTACTTGTGACTTACCGTCCTCATGTTGCGTTTCTTCAGCTTCCGAGCTTTAGTGGCGTAGACGAAAGCTCTCCTGACCGCCCGCACAGCCAGACTGTAGCAGCGGTTCTTCCTGCCTCTGAAGTGCTGCGTGGAGGAACCGACAGGGAGGATGACTTAAACAaaaccaccatcatcatcattactcATGTTAGTATTAGATCAGCATGATGAGGCAGCTTTCTAACCGGATCAAGCAGCACGGGTCATCTAATCACCATCAGCACAACAGACTACAACAAGGAGAAGTTGTCACATTGGGACCGGGACATAGTCGTGGCCTTACCCGAGCATGTTTGAGAACTTCTTGGACTTTCCAGTATCTGTCGGGTCCTCGGCTTCGGATCCAACAAGACAGCGTCAGGAACACCATGTCCGCTCTTCGAGTTAACTACAGCACCgcagtttgatttttaatatGGATTAAATGACCTTAAAACAGCTCCACCTGTGAAGGGAGtcggtgtgtgttgtgtgtgtgtgtgtgagtgtgagttcAACCCCGCACGCCGCCGTACCTCAACTGACAGAGGCGTGCTGGGTTCGTTCGATTTATAAGCTCGGGCAGTCTGGTGTGTACGTGAGGTACACTCAAAGAGGgggaacaagaaaaaaacaaaacaaacaaatgtaattattattatcagaagaatagaacagaaaacaacagattaaatcatataaacagtgttttttttaaaatcactctTTTTCTCTGAACTATAAATCCGGGAGACGTCGTGTAACAAAACACGCGCTTCTAACCGTTGCGCGATGACGCAGTCACGGAGGACGTCGGGAACAGCGGGCGCTGTTGGTGGAGgtcagaggaggaaacatcCAAAATGTCGGCTGCTGGTTTCACGTCCTTGAGCCGCTGTGGAGTTCTGGCTCTGCGCTGCCCCGCGGGCCTGGTGGTACGTTCGAAAatcatcatatttaaaaaaccGTTTGAAGTTTGAGCCGTTACTGTCAGTTACAGTTTGAATCAGAGAGAGTGACGTGTGGACAAACGGTCAACGGTTTGACAGTGACGGGCTCCGTCTATACTCTGAAAGCTTAACGCGGTCCAGGTGTTAGTCCactgtaaaaactgtatttaGACTGACTCAGCTGTgactttttaaaggttttaatgtGCGTTTAAATGTAGacgattaaaaaacacacacacatttattcacgCTGGCGTTTAAGAGTTGATCAATTATCAATTTTGTTCTTGTCTACAGTGTTTATGACTATCCATTATTCTGTGTAGTTGCTTAATTTGTTTctaacttgttttatttatgtatctttttcttcttcttccttacttctaatgtattttatttagtttcgATGCTGTGCAGCACTTTTGGCCAtgtcttgttgtatttaaatgtaaataaattgaCTTGTGACACAATGTGGCAGGAAAAAAAGGGTTAAACAAACCTGTAAACATTGTCCAGCTAATTATAGCATAATTAAGCAACCTGACACCATTTAATTACATAATTTAGAGGCCAaaatttctaataataatacatttgatttcATAGGCgtctttctgtcacccaaggacaccgttACATTTGATTTCATAGGCgtctttctgtcacccaaggacaccgtacactaaataaaagtagacagcaaataacagaaacaaataccataaaagtatcaaattacaaaaaacaggttaaaataggaaaatgcaattgAATCCGATGGAAGATATAGCTTAACCCTGGGGAATAGTCCAAGCCATGTTTAGCAAATCATGCCGTTGCAATGGTTCATAAAATCAGTGATAGCTATAATCAGtaaatcactgtttttttatgctttaaCCAACAAAAATACTCCACTCAGACTCTactatttgtgttgtttttttagctttgtgAGTACAGGAAAGATTATTAAACTCTCCCGGTCTCGTAGGAGTTCAAAGTGAAAGTAGCAAAGcaattattcattattcatattttaattcagCGTCTCacatgtgtgcatacatgtttCTAGTCGTGTGTAACGATAAACAGCAGAGTGACCGTATGATCATGTTTCCTCAGGCGGTGCGGTACGCCCAGACAGCGGCGGCTCCAGCAGCACAGCCCAGAGTAAAGAAGTTTCAGGTGTACAGATGGGACCCAGACACTCCAGGAGACAAACCCCGTATGCAGACCTACGACATCGACCTCAACACGTAGGTGTTATAAAGCCTTTCCCCTCTGCCACACGGAAGTCCAGGATGTGCCGTAATGCGTCCAATCTTTTGTCCCCATTTGTTAGCTACTTAAATACCTAAGTGAGAAAGTATCCTGGTATCCAAAAATGATGAATCCTCTATTTTCTATATGAAGACACCTCTTCATATATGAATTTAAAATCAGTTGACACCGTGCAGAAATGATCTTAGGCCGGTAGAGGACTTTGTCAGGTTATGCAATCGATATTCAAGTGAAATCTCTGCTTATCTTTTACAATTCATACTGGACAATATATTACTTCATTACACCCGCTTGCACAGGTGCAGGCTCACTGCTTTCGTGAAGTTCAAAGCTGTACCCAAGCATGTGTAAACAGAGGGCATTATCTACGAACAGACAACAGCCGTCACATAGATTTAACTCTGCTGTATTTGACAGCCTGGCATTCTCCCAGTCCTCTTCCTTCATCTGATCCTCTTAATCAGCTCGGGGATGCTCTCAACTCACTTCTGTCAACATGACTCAACACTCTgtagctataaaaaaaaaacctgtttcaAACACGTCAGGAAGCTCcagttttgttcttcttcatatAGATGTGGCCCAATGGTTCTCGATGCCCTGATCAAGATCAAGAATGAGATGGACCCCACCCTGACTTTCCGCCGCTCCTGCAGAGAAGGTCAGTGACGTGGAGACTGGAGTTTAttacacaacaataacaaataacttacgcgacgatgatgatgatgatgatgatactaaaagcttttattatttctgttttaattgcAGGTATTTGCGGATCCTGTGCGATGAACATTAATGGGGGAAACACACTCGCCTGTCTCAACAAGATTGACACCAACATTAGCAAACCAACTAAGATTTACCCTCTGCCACATATGTATGTGGTGAAAGACCTGGTGCCTGTGAGTAAATATCCACCACACCCTGTGAAACTGTTTGAACAACTCTCACTGCTCCAAATGAGCATGAATGAATCCAAACATTGTAATCAAAAGTAAAAGACTTTTCAGTGATTTCATTCAGCCTCTTTTGATTTATAGACTCAATATCTCcagctaaatgtgacacattgcAGTGATATCAGGTCAACACTTGATATATTCCTTTATGTTTGCAACAAAATCcagtttttctttattatatttttagatgtatttagtcatttttatattaaagatTGTAGGCTGACTGGTTCCTTGATTGTGTTTGCAGGACATGAGTAACTTCTACGCGCAGTACAAGTCCATTGAACCCTACCTGAAGAAGAAGGACGAGTCAAACGAAGGGAAGGAGCAGTACCTGCAGTCTgtgcaggacagacagaaactggtacacacctgttttttttattttgggaaaacatgagagtttttaaaaaaaaataactatcctctttttttttcctcctgcgtAGGACGGGCTGTATGAATGTATCCTGTGCGCCTGCTGCAGTACGAGTTGTCCCAGCTACTGGTGGAACGGGGATAAATACCTCGGGCCTGCGGTGCTGATGCAAGTGAGTGTCtgagcacacaaacattttaaaaaatcactgaTTTAAATCCTGAATCCTCATTCGGAAATGAAGCAAACAGACGAAGAGTTCATGGTTTTACATCGTGTTGTCTCTCAGGCGTATCGTTGGATGATTGACTCACGGGACGAGTTCACAGAGGAGCGTCTGTCCAAGCTGCAGGATCCGTTCTCCCTCTACCGCTGCCACACTATCATGAACTGCACAAAGACCTGCCCCAAGGTAACCCCGTCCACACACAGCTCatgttttgtattgtatattattaGAATAAAAAACGTATTCTTACATCTTTGCTCATCTGTGTCATCTTCCTCTTTAGGGCCTGAATCCAGGTAAAGCAATAGCTGAGATCAAGAAGATGATGGCCACGTACAAAGACAAGAAGACTGCTGCGCTCTGAAACCTCAGCTGTCCTCTTGTACAACTTTTCCCTCCATGATTAAATGATATATTGATTAAAATATTGCTTATCGAGGTCTGAAGGGCCAGTACACCTGtcagctccaccaccaccaccacactgcagactgtacaGTCAGCTATTATTTaaatgggagtgtgtgtgtggttggacGACTTGGTGTTACACAAAcgcacatgtacagtatgaatgcaggaaagagtgtgtgtctacatgtacCATAACAGAGGTATTTATCTCCAGCtcgtctgtgtgtatgtttgtgcacatgATGCTTCGTgttcaagtttaaaaaaaggcgTTATCTtgtgtaaacatttttatagctTGTTGCTTTTCAAGTCAGcagctgctttcacacacatgcaggtatACATGTTCCCTCTAATTCTCCCACATACCAACTGCAGTCTCTGTTttgatggaaaataaatagttgaaacacatgcagctgttttcGCTGGTTGTTATTTGCCGTCACTAATGCTGCTTAATCACACACCTCTTAAAATACGTTGCGGTTAGCTGTAGTGTCCTCTGGATGTCACTGTTGTGCAGAATCTGAGCTGGTCACAGTGTTAGTAGATTTCCCTAAAGACTTGCGAAGACAGACGTTAGTATTGATGTTGCTTTAACACCTATAAAATCTAAAGGAAGATTATCAGTGACATGTAATCtcactgttttttattaaatgtttaattgacAGGGAGTCCGGTTCAGACAGTCGGGACAGTCACAGTTTGTGCTGGTTTATTCTGCGGCCAGTCAGATTGAATGTGACAAAACACCAAGCTTATGAAGAcgtatctaaaaaaaaacatatgataatatttatgaaacagagaaaaataaccGGTAATGACAGTATGTATTAACAATAAgcataacatactgtacacacacacccacatgcagGCATAGCATGGAGAGAAGGCCACAGTACACAAAGTTTAAGCAGTATGGCtcatcaaatacattttaatccTGCACTTAAAGTTTGAAAGAGGAAGACTGTGTTGTACTATGATGGTACTCTTATCTTAATGGGTGCATAATTTTCACTTCTGGTGTGATTTGTCTGATTTTATCAGAGACAAATATATGAAATGTTATGAGTAGGATGTAAATAAAGCTAACTTCTTAGTATTTATATTAGTTTACACATCTTAGCTCTTAATACAAATGGTATGTTAGTCAGTGGTACCAGCAATATGTGGGGAATTACCAGCAATGCACAGAAAGTCATGAAACAGGACTATGTGAGAATCACTACTGccactgtaataaaacacatcagGGGCTATTACCATAGACACAATTTTACCACATTTTGTGCACTAGAGGACACTTTTGCAGTGATGTTATTAGTCACACAGATCAGTTGACGGTGCTGcaagaaatatttaaatcatttaagtAAAGGTAGCATTACCACAGTATAAAAATACTCCAATACAattaaaagtcctgcattcaaaaagtaaaagtattactAACAGAATGTAAAGGAGCCTATTAAAAGTAAACATCATCATGCAGAGTTACTCCTGTCAGTGTTGTACTATTATATAACTGTATCATTATAcagtgaatcatattttataaactgatcatcttttttttgtacaatctTGAATTAGTAACCAAGTAGAAGTACAAAGTAAAGTAACTTAATTGTGTATTTAAGTAGGCCAATAGTAGTTGCGTAAATACTTAGTTACTTTTGGTCACCTTGCAACAGTGGGAAGCCGACCAATATTTAGTCATCGATACTTTTGATCCTGTAGTGTCACGGTATCTGTCGGTAGCCAAGATCACCCTGGTCTTGTTGCGGGTCGGTACTGGGACCGGGGGCTGGAGGCTGACTGGACGGGGAGGAGACTACAGATGCGGGGTGGTACAATGTGGCGCTGCGAGGTCCTCCTGCACTCAGAGGACGCATGAGAGCTGAGGATAGTCGGAGCAAACTGAATCAAAGTTAGGTAAGACACTCTGGAAAAAGTtttgagtttgtatttttttctggtttttcaaatgcactttatttgtttttatttcatgcacaTGTTGGTTCAGATATTTAATAAGACTTAACTTGAATTGCATTTGTACTGAGAACTtatggaggggggaaaaagtgacTAGATGTGATGTGATTGTGCACAGATTTCATGCAGCCTTGTCTATAATTAAAGCATCCTTATCTGTCTGCTCAACGTAGACCGAATAATTGTGGATAATTTGCTTGTATGTTAATGGCTGTTGAGAGCTGACATGTGGTCCTGTGTTTTCACtggagagaagaagggaggagggacTTCACAGCACAGCCTGCAGTAATGGCACTACAATGGAGAGAGGGTGCCAAGAGGGAaaacgaaacacacacacacacactcactcactcactcacacacacacacatacacacacactgaaaaggaTGGGGGTCGATGAGGGCACATGGAAAGCTGATTTTGAATTCTTATGTATTCACTTATTTGTCATagttgcacaaaaacaaaatgcgTAAAATAGATGACAGCAGTGCACCTCCTGTAGCTGTCCTCAGAAACTCTTactaatgagtgtgtgtgtgtgtgtgtgtattatgggGAAGAAGGGGGGGGTCTCTAGCTGGGAAGGGAAGGACTCAATTGGGGAGAGGGAGGCTAATCGCTCCCAGATGTGTGCTGTGAAAACATATGGTTTCCGATAGCCACTGTGATGCACaagaagaatgtgtgtgtgtgtgtgtgtgtgtgtgtgctggtacacaaacacacagggacacacacacacacacacattcacagatttATTGATACACATGCAGAACTTGTGCAAACACCGTCTCAGTCACGTCTTTGCATCCACTGTGGAGTCATCAAAATCTGCATGCAGTAATacaaagagtgtgtgagagaaagagtgtgtagaaagaaaaaagaaaaaaaagaggtccAAATTAACCGCTTAGTGCTGTGTGCATGAAATAGTTCACGGAGttgcagcagaggaggagcatTCATATTTTCCACAAAGTGGAAAAGTAGTTTAGTCAGTGTTGCAGGAAGCTAAGGTAATGGATTTTACTGTGTGTAACACTTTCACACTGTGACATCCAGGGTTTCATTCAAGTACTAATCTGCTTTACCAGTCTGTGATGGTGTCagtgttcctgtttttctgtccacATGTCATTTTCACTCAACCTGAGAGGCTCTTTTGCTTGGTggagtgaagaagaaagaaaaagggagaaagagaaggaggaggaggaggaggaggaggagggggttcGAGGAAATGACCAGTGAGGGCGACAGAAGGGAAATGAAGgatgtggagacagacagagagaaggagggagggagggatgaagaaaACCCAGAGAGCGAGGGGTGGGGTTGAGGGgtcctctgtttcttttcctgGAATGCAGCCCCGAGACTGTCTGCTGCAGCGAGGAAAAGTAGGAAAACAGAGGGATTGTTCTTAGGAAGACAGACGTGCCACATTCTTGCTGTCAGAgttttctccccctcttttttttatttttttataacttgCTGTGGCTGTTTGAGGCCAGTGGAAGAAGAAGCGGGGGTGAGAGATGAAGGAGGGCAGAGAGTGGAGGTGAGAACAGTGGGGGGGTGACGGAGGGCACAggggtggagaaagagaggagaccAAACGAATATCTCACCAAGCACTTCATTCCTCTTCATGTTGCTCTGTTTTGATTGTTGATACTCTCCTCATCTTCCCCTTCCAGTGTTCAAGTCAGTCTACCTCCCAGAGTGACCATGAGAGTCCTCCTACTAATCTGCATGCCAGGTAACTGCAACATATTCCTCTATGGGCAAACCTGGTTTCAAATCTTAAATTTCTCTATTTAAAATAGATATTTATTACTACAATCAAAGTTAAAAaggatgcttttttttcttgctgggatttagatgagaagatcgagCCTGGCTCTGGCCAAAGATGACAAAATCTGCTTTGCAACACAGCTAAACTCAATCCCCACgctgtgtttaattaatttcatcCGGATGAAAACCAAAGCatctaaaatgacacattgtGGCTTTAAGGGCGTTATGTGACAGACTGTAATTTCCTCCAGTCTTGTTGCCAGAGTAAGGTTGCCACACAATCAGCCATTCTTAGCAAATGTAAGCTAGATATTGTTGTGTCAGTGACAATACTAAGTCAGTTTTACTGACATTACGGCTCTATTAGCACATTTTTCCATTATCCCAGTATCAGGCTCAGTGCGAGGGCCTGCTGAACAGTTGTCTCTATTCAGCAAAAGTTATATAATAGTTGTTTTAAAG comes from the Larimichthys crocea isolate SSNF chromosome VI, L_crocea_2.0, whole genome shotgun sequence genome and includes:
- the sdhb gene encoding succinate dehydrogenase [ubiquinone] iron-sulfur subunit, mitochondrial — encoded protein: MSAAGFTSLSRCGVLALRCPAGLVAVRYAQTAAAPAAQPRVKKFQVYRWDPDTPGDKPRMQTYDIDLNTCGPMVLDALIKIKNEMDPTLTFRRSCREGICGSCAMNINGGNTLACLNKIDTNISKPTKIYPLPHMYVVKDLVPDMSNFYAQYKSIEPYLKKKDESNEGKEQYLQSVQDRQKLDGLYECILCACCSTSCPSYWWNGDKYLGPAVLMQAYRWMIDSRDEFTEERLSKLQDPFSLYRCHTIMNCTKTCPKGLNPGKAIAEIKKMMATYKDKKTAAL